The following is a genomic window from Bombus fervidus isolate BK054 chromosome 15, iyBomFerv1, whole genome shotgun sequence.
AgttactaattatattaagttatacacGGAGACATTGCCTTTTTCAATAATCCTGACATGATCGTACATGTACGACCTATTTCTCTGAAATAAAAACCAATTACGCGATCAACATCTGATTTGACTCAACCTCTAAAtcatacgatacgatatattttctgtagtGGTAACACTGCATCGCTACAACATCGCTATCTCGACAACAAAATTGTCAACTACGCTTGGTATgttcaaattaaagaatcatgcaatttctaaatatcgttTGTCTCCCTTTCCATCTTTATCATAATCGAATCATTCCCTGTTGATTTTATTCACTTTTGCGTTAGCCTTCCAACAGAATTCgctcgttatttcgttaacggacaaaattataaaattgaagatcaaataacgtttattcgaataacaattcggttattttttttaccatGATGTATCCTTAtacgtgtattatataaacgagAAGGACGGAAAACATATAGAACAAGAATCACTTTAaagatatatcatttattttatgttttcacaTAACGTGTTTATCGATTTGATTTAGCAACACGTTCGAGttcgtctttcttcttgaTCGCGTAAGAATTAGACGAACCTTTGGCAGCATTGATGAGTTCATCCGCCAAACATTCGGCAATCGTCTTAATATTCCGGAACGCGGCTTCCCTAGCACCGGTACATAATAACCAAATGGCTTGATTTACTCGTCGTAGCGGAGAAACATCCACCGCTTGTCTTCTAACCGTACCAGCACGACCAATACGCGTGGAATCTTCCCTTGGCCCAGAGTTAATGATAGCCGTCACAagaaccttcgtacaaacgtaaaGATAGAGGTGCGTAAACACATTTTCAGtctaattttacttatttacatacatatgtacttatatgaaatagaatgaccataattagttacaaaaaaaaggtgaccataatatatacattacctGTAAAGGGTTATCACCCGTTAGCAGgtgaattatttcaaaggCATGTTTTACAATTCTTACTGCCATTAACTTTTTGCCGTTATTTCTTCCGTGCATCATTAGCGAATTAGTTAAACGCTCAACTATGGAACATTGAGCTTTCCGAAATCGCTTTGCTGCATAACGTCCACCAGAATGTGGTAGatactttgcatttttatcttttacagcGATATAGTCTTGTAAGGAGATATCGTTCACCTCCACATCATCGCAATTCCAACGACCAAATAACTTGATCTCTGGTAATTCTGCGATAGAAAGTGCCACTGGCAAAGTTGTAGTGGTAGGTACCACTATATCATCATATGTTTCTATATCAGCCATTATttatctgtaaaataaaagttatcgttaacttcttatatatgtgttatttgtataaattatagattaataatgCAAAATCATAGATCGACAATTGCTAGCACTATGCGCACAAATCACAGAgagaatatattcattattctgcaaaaagaatataaaaattgaaaattttgaaatatgttccatttaacggattcaaatattgcaaacgctgtttatttttattaaatgtcaaTCAATGCGATACATTAATAGAaatgaggaaaaaaaaaaaaaaaaaaaaaaagaaagaaagaaagaaaacgaaaaaaagaaaaagaaatatgtataaatatcgctTAGTTGTATAACTAGTAAAGCTTGACAGAAATTGTAACAGCGTGGAGTAGTTGAAACGATATACACGTTCGacgcaatttctttgaaattgaatGTTTCCAACGTGTTCTCGTTGTTATTCAAGAAACACCACAACTTTCTTGATATAAAAACTTGTATACGAATAACACGAAGACACGTGGCCATGTGGTCGCGTGTACAAATCGAAACATATTTAGCTGGTAAATAGTAGAAcgtattatacgtttttaatcaCCGACTATCGTTTGTATGTTGCCAATATAATGATATCACTTTTTTCAACACAactgaacaaataaaattatcgaatcttCGAATCCCTTACCATACAAACTTCGTTCGCGTCTTCTTTGGAGTGAGCGTGAACAGGAAAAGACCATGAGACACTAGTGGCGCTTCGACTGCGGCGCTGTGACTGCCGGATTGACATCATATAAGGCGCGCGCAAAccaaatttccttcttcgaaaCTTTTCTACGCGCCGATCGACCGTTTCAGCGCACGGCTTtctcgttcgtaaaacacgcaaGAGAATACCGTCGATTAACCTTGGATAGCTCTGTATCGCATTATCCTTACGTAGTACCACGTCCGAACCTGAACTATGTTGTTGTATGTGACACCCTGATAAAGTGAACTGGTAAGGAAAAATCAAGCGGCGAAACGTCCTCAGGGAAGCGAATCGATATTCTGGCTTGACTTGCACGCCTTTTAATCGCGTCTAAGCTGTAACTCAAGCGGAAATTCAAGCCAGAATAGCTAGCGCGAAAAACGACCAACGCGCATTTGCAATCCCTCTCACCTGCGTCgcagaacaaaaatttaattctattacattAACCAATAAGCTATTCGCTTAGtactatgtacaaatatttgaaaggtgattaaaattatttgtgagGGGGCCAAGTCCACTGATGCGGTGGAGATTTTTCCATCAAGCTCTCCCATGGCTTGTACTCGAGCATATCGCGCATCAAGTTGATTTCGTTCTTTGCGTGAATTATTTGTTCTTATATTTGTCCCTGGTTTATCTTTTCCTCTATATCAGGAACGCTTTCATTCTGCAACGtcagatatgtacatattatatcggtaattcgattcgaaataaaaatatcgtccaaatatcgtttctatctGATCTAGTATTTAAGAATCCTTAAGTGAGAAATAacctgtaatataatatcggtCCTTTCCTTAACCAAACTTTCTATAGATTTCCTGTAAATTTAGTCTTGTAGCATCAGATTCGCGAGCCGTAAAATTCTATCATACAATGTACGAAGTTCCACGCGAGGATTCACAGATACAGCGAGTCCAGTCAAGTTCGTCGActatgaataaaaagatactgTTATTGAACAGAACGTGAAAAAAAGGTTTGGgatgtttattataatcataccgttacgttatcgGTATGGTTATGTTTTGAACGAAATGACGGAACCATTTCGAGAATGAAAGAGATATTATCCAATTATTTCAGCAAgttactaattatattaagttatacacGGAGACATTGCCTTTTTCAATAATCCTGACATGATCGTACATGTACGACCTATTTCTCTGAAATAAAAACCAATTACGCGATCAACATCTGATTTGACTCAACCTCTAAAtcatacgatacgatatattttctgtagtGGTAACACTGCATCGCTACAACATCGCTATCTCGACAACAAAATTGTCAACTACGCTTGGTATgttcaaattaaagaatcatgcaatttctaaatatcgttTGTCTCCCTTTCCATCTTTATCATAATCGAATCATTCCCTGTTGATTTTATTCACTTTTGCGTTAGCCTTCCAACAGAATTCgctcgttatttcgttaacggacaaaattataaaattgaagatcaaataacgtttattcgaataacaattcggttattttttttaccatGATGTATCCTTAtacgtgtattatataaacgagAAGGACGGAAAACATATAGAACAAGAATCACTTTAaagatatatcatttattttatgttttcacaTAACGTGTTTATCGATTTGATTTAGCAACACGTTCGAGttcgtctttcttcttgaTCGCGTAAGAATTAGACGAACCTTTGGCAGCATTGATGAGTTCATCCGCCAAACATTCGGCAATCGTCTTAATATTCCGGAACGCGGCTTCCCTAGCACCGGTACATAATAACCAAATGGCTTGATTTACTCGTCGTAGCGGAGAAACATCCACCGCTTGTCTTCTAACCGTACCAGCACGACCAATACGCGTGGAATCTTCCCTTGGCCCAGAGTTAATGATAGCCGTCACAagaaccttcgtacaaacgtaaaGATAGAGGTGCGTAAACACATTTTCAGtctaattttacttatttacatacatatgtacttatatgaaatagaatgaccataattagttacaaaaaaaaggtgaccataatatatacattacctGTAAAGGGTTATCACCCGTTAGCAGgtgaattatttcaaaggCATGTTTTACAATTCTTACTGCCATTAACTTTTTGCCGTTATTTCTTCCGTGCATCATTAGCGAATTAGTTAAACGCTCAACTATGGAACATTGAGCTTTCCGAAATCGCTTTGCTGCATAACGTCCACCAGAATGTGGTAGatactttgcatttttatcttttacagcGATATAGTCTTGTAAGGAGATATCGTTCACCTCCACATCATCGCAATTCCAACGACCAAATAACTTGATCTCTGGTAATTCTGCGATAGAAAGTGCCACTGGCAAAGTTGTAGTGGTAGGTACCACTATATCATCATATGTTTCTATATCAGCCATTATttatctgtaaaataaaagttatcgttaacttcttatatatgtgttatttgtataaattatagattaataatgCAAAATCATAGATCGACAATTGCTAGCACTATGCGCACAAATCACAGAgagaatatattcattattctgcaaaaagaatataaaaattgaaaattttgaaatatgttccatttaacggattcaaatattgcaaacgctgtttatttttattaaatgtcaaTCAATGCGATACATTAATAGAaatgaggaaaaaaaaaaaaaaaaaaaaaagaaagaaagaaagaaaacgaaaaaaagaaaaagaaatatgtataaatatcgctTAGTTGTATAACTAGTAAAGCTTGACAGAAATTGTAACAGCGTGGAGTAGTTGAAACGATATACACGTTCGacgcaatttctttgaaattgaatGTTTCCAACGTGTTCTCGTTGTTATTCAAGAAACACCACAACTTTCTTGATATAAAAACTTGTATACGAATAACACGAAGACACGTGGCCATGTGGTCGCGTGTACAAATCGAAACATATTTAGCTGGTAAATAGTAGAAcgtattatacgtttttaatcaCCGACTATCGTTTGTATGTTGCCAATATAATGATATCACTTTTTTCAACACAactgaacaaataaaattatcgaatcttCGAATCCCTTACCATACAAACTTCGTTCGCGTCTTCTTTGGAGTGAGCGTGAACAGGAAAAGACCATGAGACACTAGTGGCGCTTCGACTGCGGCGCTGTGACTGCCGGATTGACATCATATAAGGCGCGCGCAAAccaaatttccttcttcgaaaCTTTTCTACGCGCCGATCGACCGTTTCAGCGCACGGCTTtctcgttcgtaaaacacgcaaGAGAATACCGTCGATTAACCTTGGATAGCTCTGTATCGCATTATCCTTACGTAGTACCACGTCCGAACCTGAACTATGTTGTTGTATGTGACACCCTGATAAAGTGAACTGGTAAGGAAAAATCAAGCGGCGAAACGTCCTCAGGGAAGCGAATCTCGATATTCTGGCTTGACTTGCACGCCTTTTAATCGCGTCTAAGCTGTAACTCAAGCGGAAATTCAAGCCAGAATAGCTAGCGCGAAAAACGACCAACGCGCATTTGCAATCCCTCTCACCTGCGTCgcagaacaaaaatttaattctattacattAACCAATAAGCTATTCGCTTAGtactatgtacaaatatttgaaaggtgattaaaattatttgtgagGGGGCCAAGTCCACTGATGCGGTGGAGATTTTTCCATCAAGCTCTCCCATGGCTTGTACTCGAGCATATCGCGCATCAAGTTGATTTCGTTCTTTGCGTGAATTATTTGTTCTTATATTTGTCCCTGGTTTATCTTTTCCTCTATATCAGGAACGCTTTCATTCTGCAACGtcagatatgtacatattatatcggtaattcgattcgaaataaaaatatcgtccaaatatcgtttctatctGATCTAGTATTTAAGAATCCTTAAGTGAGAAATAacctgtaatataatatcggtCCTTTCCTTAACCAAACTTTCTATAGATTTCCTGTAAATTTAGTCTTGTAGCATCAGATTCGCGAGCCGTAAAATTCTATCATACAATGTACGAAGTTCCACGCGAGGATTCACAGATACAGCGAGTCCAGTCAAGTTCGTCGActatgaataaaaagatactgTTATTGAACAGAACGTGAAAAAAAGGTTTGGgatgtttattataatcataccgttacgttatcgGTATGGTTATGTTTTGAACGAAATGACGGAACCATTTCGAGAATGAAAGAGATATTATCCAATTATTTCAGCAAgttactaattatattaagttatacacGGAGACATTGCCTTTTTCAATAATCCTGACATGATCGTACATGTACGACCTATTTCTCTGAAATAAAAACCAATTACGCGATCAACATCTGATTTGACTCAACCTCTAAAtcatacgatacgatatattttctgtagtGGTAACACTGCATCGCTACAACATCGCTATCTCGACAACAAAATTGTCAACTACGCTTGGTATgttcaaattaaagaatcatgcaatttctaaatatcgttTGTCTCCCTTTCCATCTTTATCATAATCGAATCATTCCCTGTTGATTTTATTCACTTTTGCGTTAGCCTTCCAACAGAATTCgctcgttatttcgttaacggacaaaattataaaattgaagatcaaataacgtttattcgaataacaattcggttattttttttaccatGATGTATCCTTAtacgtgtattatataaacgagAAGGACGGAAAACATATAGAACAAGAATCACTTTAaagatatatcatttattttatgttttcacaTAACGTGTTTATCGATTTGATTTAGCAACACGTTCGAGttcgtctttcttcttgaTCGCGTAAGAATTAGACGAACCTTTGGCAGCATTGATGAGTTCATCCGCCAAACATTCGGCAATCGTCTTAATATTCCGGAACGCGGCTTCCCTAGCACCGGTACATAATAACCAAATGGCTTGATTTACTCGTCGTAGCGGAGAAACATCCACCGCTTGTCTTCTAACCGTACCAGCACGACCAATACGCGTGGAATCTTCCCTTGGCCCAGAGTTAATG
Proteins encoded in this region:
- the LOC141445900 gene encoding LOW QUALITY PROTEIN: NADH dehydrogenase [ubiquinone] 1 alpha subcomplex subunit 5-like (The sequence of the model RefSeq protein was modified relative to this genomic sequence to represent the inferred CDS: substituted 2 bases at 2 genomic stop codons), translating into MSGLLKKSTNLTGLAVSVNPRVELRTLYDRILRLANLMLQDXIYRKSIESLVKERTDIILQNESVPDIEEKINQGQIXEQIIHAKNEINLMRDMLEYKPWESLMEKSPPHQWTWPPHK
- the LOC139994642 gene encoding small ribosomal subunit protein uS7-like, with the protein product MADIETYDDIVVPTTTTLPVALSIAELPEIKLFGRWNCDDVEVNDISLQDYIAVKDKNAKYLPHSGGRYAAKRFRKAQCSIVERLTNSLMMHGRNNGKKLMAVRIVKHAFEIIHLLTGDNPLQVLVTAIINSGPREDSTRIGRAGTVRRQAVDVSPLRRVNQAIWLLCTGAREAAFRNIKTIAECLADELINAAKGSSNSYAIKKKDELERVAKSNR